The genomic region ccactattcgttgataaaagagtattccaagcgTTGGTggcggatggtgatgaatagttgccttccctctagtttttttctgctaaattatagacggctagcgcagataaccttcgtgtagctttgtgcgaaattcaaatcaaccACCTAATCAATCCGATGACAACTTGAGATTAAAAATGGATGCATAAATATGTCGAAACTAGTTCCTAAAATATCAATACTTCTAACAGTTCGTTACATTTACTGTGATTTTAcatcaaacaaaattatgtttcaaactgcgaaatatatatgtaaataaatgatccatatttaaaagaaatactatACCAGATTACAACGTGCCAGTTTGTGCTGCCTTTcaatctatttttttaaatttaaatttgtttttctcttattAGTTTGTTTCCAACAACTGTTCGCGATTTTACTTACAGAGTTCAAAGCAAAGCGGTTAGCAAAGTCTGGATAATTGCTTTGCATATTACAAGTTATTTTGTTGTTAGAAATTGCCCCTCTCTCTGCTGACTTCTTTGTGGACTCTACAAAGGTCATTTGGacgaaaatattgatttttttcttatatttgcaGTTTCACATGTTATcaagatgtatatattttttattgtaatatattatttattccgACTACTTCTTAATCATACACAAGTCAGTCAGTAGCTAAGTGGTAGACTTGAGGGCTTAAAACTCTAAAATTCAAGATTCGATCCCTGCGGTGAGCACAGCATGTACACCTGTTGTGCAATTTTGGGTTTAacgtgaaacaaacaaacagtttaaggCCGAATGCTTACGCCCACTTGTAACTCAACAATAATCTTTAGAGCATCGATCCATTGTGTAGCTAGCTATCCGCTGAAGAAAATATCAATAATCGAATACTATTTATTACATACGACCATTTCTCTTGACTGTCTAGGGTCACGGAATTCAGCTATATGAAAACGGAGAAAGATACGACGGAGAATGGCACAGGGGACGTCGTCACGGATGGGGAAGAATGTTGTATTTTGATGCTAGTGTGTATGAAGGCGAATGGGAAGATGATGCAAGGAATGGACTCGGTCTCCTCAGGTTTGGTGAGTAATTTCAAATATGCTAGTGTAttgagaaagtaaaataaataataacagttctTACAGTTATATACATACATCcagtattttacttttactgaCACGTCAGACAAAATTCAGGTTAAAAcacaaagaattaaaacaatttaactaacaaaaACAGGTTAAAACTTCACACTGCAATCTTGTAGGTGACTAGTCATGTTTAAAGTAGTAACACGTGACGTTCTAGTGTTAAAATTGTACTGGTAACATGGTTCCTGTATTCATTTCTGTCTCCAAGGGAACGCTATGAGGCGTGGAAAATACGTTAAAATCTTTGTTACTGGGTCTGACTGCAACTTTACTATTTTACCAGTTTGGAATGTGATGTTGTATAAAAACGTGCTGTGCTAAGCCTAAAGCGTCGATCAGAGAGAATTTAATACAAATGGTATGTTATTTAGATGTAACAAGTGTATTTAATGATCGAACTATTTTGGCACAGTAGGTTTCGTTATATTTTTCATACGAAATTTTCTATACACTGCTGATTCTGCTTCGGAGTTGGATGAACTAAGATATGACTTAAAGTTGTACGTTGTCAATAAACActtctaatattaaatataaatgtcttATAGCCTTTTCAAATAGTCCTTCTATACGAAGGTTCACTGTAAATAGAGTAGTTTGTTTAAGACCCCCGTTCACTAGAAACAacccaaatttatatatatatacagggtgttcggaaagtcactgtgcaattttgtctgttaataaatatataagtgcaaagtgactttccgaacaccctgtatatacagaaaaaaaaaaaacacttcagagTCAAAAAACAGATTGGAGGCGCCAGACTATGTAACCATAAtccaataatacaatataaaaaagcTTCTTTTGATTGAAAAACTACACTCCCAAATGAAACCTGTAAAATGATTTGCCAGGAACATAAACATTGAAGCAAAGGAGACTATAGCATTTGTTGATGCCCATTACCTTTGGATTCGTACTTGAATAAAGCAAATCGTATTAACTGGAAACGATGAGATGATGCTGAAAGTAGAggaagaagagtaatgagaaggacaagtGACCTGAAAGGTCAGAATTGAATTAGATTAGAAGAAATCAAGGTGTATGATATGGGTTGTGGAGAAGATGGAAacgctgaaacctctaaaaccattactgctatatacaCCTGTATCTTTTGTCATACTTCATGGATTTcaagtttgaaaaaaaagtatTCTGAATAGTAGAGCCAAATAGTTTATTTCTACCAGTCAACGACTACTGGGACATGATATTTCAAAATCTGAAGCGGCGCCTTAAGGGGTCGGTTTTCATAGCTGGGGATCTAAAAGTAAAACATGAAGCTAAATagtgggttatctatgctctgcctaacatgggtatcgaaactcgatttctagcgttgtaatacCGCTATGTCACTGAGAGgtaggtggtggtggtggtggtggtgggggtGGTGGGGGTTAGCTGCAGCAGGTTTTAAAATCTAGTAAAAACAATATCCCATTATAATCGATTGCCAGTTTTATCAGTTTACCTACATATACGTTTTCCAAACACCTGCCATGTTTGTTACGCTCGTTGGCTGGTTTAGGCAGGTTTATTTTGGCCCTTGGTTGGTGTGGTCAGTaccaagaataaaaataacttcgGATTTGCATGTTAGcttcaaacaatatttattgatGAAACCAAGTAAAATATATTGCATTGGTTTCGCATTTTTTACTACTGTTCGAGTGATTGAGAGTTCGAAAAGCTTGGACAAGCAGGTGTGGTGTGGTTGGCATATTGTCACATATCATTACTTGCTTTCGCTCGTAAGTTTTTACAAATTTGTATTGTTGCACCTGTATTTGTTTTGTAGTGAACCCTAAACGtaattgaattaaaattaaatagacAATATACTCAGTCTTTATCTTTCATACCACAtagatatatattgaaataactaTTAAAGTTTCCAATATtcgtttctctctctctctgtctctgGATTGAGTGACCTTATGTACCCTTATTCAGTAACGTCAGGACTACACTAAAAACAAAGTCAATTTAGCAGCTAGTTGATAAAATAAACCATTACCGATCCTAgatttgaaataaagtttcatttttgttgCTTGTTTCCTTACATGAGCGTTTATAATCTCAATTTCTCTGTGACGGATATTTCATAGCCAATGGGAACAGGCACGAGGGCTGCTGGAGAGATGACAAGAGGAATGGATCAGGTACTTACTTCTTTGTGGACACTGCACAGATCATGCAAGGATTGTGGGTGGACGACATCTTTCGGTGTGGGACAATAAAAAACGTAGCACGTGAAAACGCCCCAAAACCAACAGTTCTTCCAATCCCCGAGGTATAAAAACGTCTATAACTTTCAATTTCGAATGTACTTAGAGTTTAAATAGGTAATTTTGCACCAGCTTTTACGTCCTATTaattaagatttatattttattgaatgaaatatCCATAACccaaaacaaaatatcaattgTAAACGATAAGAATTATTCTGATACTTCTATAACTGTAATATCCATCTTCATTCGGATGTGTCCATTCTTTTAACTATATAAAGACCCCATTTAATAGTAACATAACGTAATTTATGCCATACACTGATATTTTAGCGTTCCTTGTTCATAAGGGATTTATATCTATGGTGCTAAAGCGTAAAATGTCACAGATATTAGCATGTGATAGTTATTCTAACTTTATATAATCACAGACAAATATAAACTTCAccaatatatgtatacaaataaacacgtttcaagttgtgtttttcttagtTATGGTAGAGGAATTCATTTTAATACGTCATTTCCTCTAAAACCTCGTTATAACACTATGACGTAAATCAGCTCGTAAAATGTAATACTGCTGCACATCttcatcaaaaaacaaaacaaggtttCCGGTCTTTCGCTTATTTGGAACTTCTTATCTCGTGGCATCGAAGAAAATATGTTATGGAGACCAACTTGCCAGGTTTCTTAATGTTAAGATATCTATATATTGTACTCACGAGCATCTCGCTTcccttttcttattatttatttttcgtttattttaagctcaatatatatataacgttttaaacgtaacctgatagttcattgtgtggttttgtgctttacaataatcaaacaaacaagcaaaaaactgctaactgctctgcccaccacgggtatcgaaaccgcgGGCCAAGTATATAGCTGTCAATCAACTTTTAAAAACTAATGTCTCCCAAATACATGCAAGAAACCTTAGtgcttatttaattaaaatttaattataaagtgAGAGTTTTACCTACGAATTAATGTTCTAATTGTTTGACTAGTTAAGGTTTAGGTCACGAGTATTTATTAGTTGAATTCTACGGCTATCTGTCTGTAATATATATAGAGGAATAAGCAAGAGACCAGCTATTGCAGCTGATATTTTATGGGTGTAAAAGTTTGCAATCAGCAGTAGAATAAAAATTTACGAACTGTGTCATTCTTGTTTTTGTTGGACTTCGTGTAAAGCTTCCGAGAGCTACACGTGTAGTGTTAGCTGTCTTTGAATGTGAAGTGAAATGAAAGGCtataggaaggcagctagtcaataacacctatcgccaactctctttttttttcagaccGAATACTGATATTGAACAGTACTGGGCCGtattgaaattgttaaaatttataactccaatttaccaataatatgctTTTATGTGGTGAAAGGTTTAGATGAAAAATGAAAAGTCACTGGGCCACAAAAATTACGAATATAATTTTCATATCTGTTCTTGGTCTTGCTTGAATAATGCATGATGCAAGTGACAAGCTGTTTTCTCGAAGTATTTTGTCAAAGGTTATCTGATTTTTATATATCCTCAAAAGTGTAACGAAAGTTTCATAGAGACTTCTAGCAGtaagaagaaaagtaaaatatcttCGCAAACCTGAAAGATACTaagaagtattttttaatataaaaacttcttATACCAAAACTTAGAATTAGTAGTTACTTCTAATTAgttagaagtaaaaataatatatatacgtacaGATGCATACAAGTTTTGAGAATGAAAAAAATTTTTGTCGAAACTATCTATGTATAATAGTGTTCCATTACCAGTCAGTTTATTGCCTCgctaataataacattttttattatgggAAGGTAtgagttatgttattaatttgtaaCCAAGTTACTTTAGTTTTGTTGATTCAAGCCAAATTTAtgacataattattaaaattaaacaccgtaaatattttcttgttaaataagTTTGGTTTTGTGATGAACAAAAATTCACACAGGTCTCTCAGTAATGTGGGCTTCTATGAAATATAGAATTGGCTTCATAACTGAATCGTTTCAATAGTAACCAATAGGCCTAACACGTAAAGGCTCGCTCTCTTTATTACAAACTTACATGATTTTGCAACGGAAATCCCTTTGATACTGAAATTGTAAACGTCATTTCCGGCGTATAATACAACTACAAAGAAAAGTCATGAAGATTTTAGCGTTCGTAAACTTTAAAACGATTAGTGAAAAAAATCACCATTCGATTTTTAATACAGGTAATATCTTTCACATAACCGaggtacatttttttttaaattttcgcgcaaagctaaacgagggctatctgcgctagccgtccctagattagcaatgttagactagatggaaggtagctagtcatcaccactcaccgccaactctttaccaacgaacagtgagattgaccgttaaattataacgctcccacggctgaaagaacgaacatgtttagcgtgacagtgattcgaagccgcgacccgaggtaatgtgtgtattttttcttataacaaagccacatcaggctatcagctgtgtccaccaagggaaatcaaacccctgatttttgcattgtaaatccgtaaacttacagctgtaccagaaATTGGTGTATTGACATCTATTTCACGCTTCTGAATACTATTGGTATTAGTTACTTAAGTTGTACAACTATATCTTGCCAATTTTATTCCATAGTTGGTTTATAAATAACGAATGAAGACGattaactttttaatttgttgaattaaaaggaaaataatgtCTAATTCAAATAAGTAccttaaaataaactttcttgtggaatatttcattattgaaatttttatttgtttattctagaCATATTTTGAGTTGTTAtgaattacagttttaaaactttttactgttttcatacaattaaaaaaagaaaatcacgTGGTTTTTACGTCATaccaaatgtttaaataatacttaaaaatgaAATGGAAATGACAGtgcttgatgtttgttttacatttttgcttaatttcagtttcagaaaaaataaatCCAAACGATGGATAACTTTGTTTCATTGCGAGCAGTTTAGTCCCTGTTTGTCATTGCAATAGTTTAAATTGAAAGTGGTTTGGGGGAGGAGAAGTGACATGAAGAGTATGTGAAAATCATTTGAGAGTTTCAAAACGGTTTTCTTAAATTTGTTACACTTTTTTGAAATAACGTCATTGAATCTTTTAATgcatttacaaataaatagttataGCCACTCGACACCTTGTTAATAACAGGATATGCTGTTTGAAAATCAAGATTGGACAAATAACTACTTTTGTCTtcagtggctcagtgataagttcTGAAAGGTTTATACGCTCAAAAGTGGGTTTTAATACACAAAACCCATTGTGTTCTGAGGTCGTTATGTGCTTAAAAGATTCGGAGATCTGGCCTACAGAAACAGGAAGTTTCGGCGTTTTAATATGATATCGATCGTGGTTTTCtgttctgatttttcaagacaccaatTGGCTCCGTGTGCCAAGCGACGCTTTTGTTTGCGTTTAAcaacacacaaagaaaaataatttcttttttcatatgAATGCGAAATCGTTGTTGAGTAAATAGCtttacactgaaacaaacaaaaccactaaTATGTAATACATATCCTGTCACTCCGTTGGATTTTGCTAGTAGTAAGGAACTACTTTGTTTCGTCTGTACATTTGAAATATACCAGTGTCACCGTTTAACTGACAGCTCTTGCTATGTAGTTGAATAAGTGCAAATTCACGACACATTTTTGGTGGTTATTACGAACTCACGTTCGTAGAATTTGTTTTTAGTCGAGTTCAAATCCTAAAAAAAACAGACTTTCTTTTGGTTGTTTCTTATTAACCAAAAAGTTTACACAATGGCGTATTTATGCTCTACTCACCACACGTATCAAAACCCGAACTGTAACGTTGTAAGATGTGATGCCGTACAACTGAGCCACCGGAAGGAATAAAAAGGTTTTACTGCGAACAAAACTATGATTTAAGTGTATTTTTCCAgccttggcatggccaggtgggtttaggcgttcgactcgtaatctgagggtcgcgggttcgaatccccgtcgcaccaaacatgctcgcccattcagctgtggaggtgtaaaacagtgacgtttaatcccactattcgttggtaaaaaagtaacccaagagttggaggtggatagtgtagtcttatattgctaaattagggacggctagcgcagatagccctcgtgtagctttgcgcgaaattcaatacaaataaactgtattttctttaattttaaatatcaacATACGTTGTATGGCACGTAAACTATATACATAGCTATTAAGTgatataaaatgttcaaatattgcTTTTTTGTGATGATTTGATTAATATACGTAGGAATTACacatatatctataataatattatcaaaatatttattacaggtGACGCTTGCAAATCCAGACGACGTCTTGCACAACGCTAGACTAGCAGCCTTGAGCAATTACAGTGACGCTAAGCTGCTACTATAATAATTATCTAAATATCGAAGAAAcaatttttcaacttttattatacattttctaaTTTACAGCTACGTGAATATTGCACTCATAATAAGTAGTTCAACAAAATTTACGTAGCAGAGAACTGGTCTACCATGCATCAAAAACGTTGATGTATGATTAATGCATCATTAAtcgtattaaaacttttaaaaaactgtttatgtctgccaaaacattacttttacacaaaataaaaatagacaaATGTACGTTTCTATTTGCACGAAGTATGGTGATGTGTTTACAACACATAAAATAAactactacacatacacacaatagTCAGAAAATCAAATCTCAGAAGAAAGATTTGGTTTAAATTTAGAGCAAAGCTAAGCGAGGATTATCTACGCTAGGAAGATAGGGGATACTCCTCTACTGTCTCATTTTAACATTACTGGGGTTGAAAGGACGAATATATTTGGTAAGATGGGTTTTCGAATCAGCAACCTTCAAATGGCGAACCGAATGTCCTAAACACTTGGCCACGCTGGGCCCAGAAATgggttgttaaaatgttgttgttgtttgttattaaacacaaaggcCTATCTATGTTTTCCCATCACGGGTATATAACCCCGgttttttagcaatataagtccacaatcataccgctgtgccactggggtaaaCGAGTGTTAAAATTCTGTTTGAGGCATGTATGTTCTATTAGAGTTGAAATATATACacgagtttaaaaaaaatgtaactataCTAGAAAGGGACATTTATGTCGCAGGTTTCACACAGATAGCGGAATAGCATGCATATTGCATCACtcgaaaaaaataaaacactttgtttgttcttgaatgtcgtgcaaagctacacgagagctacctgcactagccgtccctaagttagcactgtaagactggaTGGAAgtatcaccatcaaccgccaactcttgtgctactcctttatcaacaaatattgtGATTGATCAAAACACTAGAAcatcccaacggctgaaagggcaagcacgtttggtgtgatggggatttcaACCTGCGACCTCCAGATTACgagtttataaagaaaaaaagaatgagAAATTGTTTGACATGGAATgcgaattattttaatttaattgtgaaatactTTAAGGatgaaagacaaaataacaaaactgaagtttagaaaaaataattatcaaattagtGCCAAACTGCGAGACACCCTTATGGAAGACAGTTCTTGGAGTCAAGGTTAGGGTATTAAGATTTTATAAATGTGTGACGTCAGCAActcaaagttttttgttttttttactgtagtgTGTGATATTTCATCGTTAATCAAACAGTTTCACATATCTTAGTTTCTTTCTTTAGAAAACgtaattatgtattttcttatttcactGATCCTTCGTTACAGTTAccgtttgaaaaaataaaaatacggaAATAGAATTACAAAAGCTTCCATTATTTCTGTTAGATAGTCACTTAATTACTCTGGTTGTGCCAACCATAGCTGTAAATGTGCACGAACTGTGAATCGAAAAATTCGTGGCTTGAGACCAGTTTCTGTAAAAAACCCATTTTTGGGTAGTGAGTGCGCTATAATATTGAAGGTTAAGTCCCACCATTTGATCAAAAAATGGCCGAAGAGTTGATAGTTAATACTGTTGATTTGCAGCCTCCTTTCTAGTCTATCGGTTCAAGATTAATGACaactagcccttgtgtagctttaaacGAAATCCTTAAAGCAGCAGCTATCAACAGGAGCATTGACGTGTTTCTTTACTCTGAATTTCGTTTCCCCGTCTTCAGAACTGAATATAAAGAGTTAACTTAATCTGTGATATAATGCCTTTTTGTTCATAATGGGTAGTTGTAACGGAAAATTAACAAAGGCCGTTTATGAAATGCATACGCTTAACACAAACAACCCCACCCCTCTGGTTGTGAGCTCCATTGATTTGGGCATACATTgaattttttctgttttgtttttttccggaatttcgtgcatagctactCGAAAGTTGTCTGaactaactgttcctaatttagacgTGAtatactaaaggaaaggcagttagtcaacaccacccctTTAACATCGAATAGTCAGgatcaccatcacattataacactttcatGATGAAAAGGTGACTATGTTCAAATACgggatttgaactcacgaccTGCGGACTGCGAGTCGAGTGTCCGAATAACCAGATCTTGCCAGCCCTATCTTCTTAAGATGGCTATACCAAAATTTCAGTTGCAATCGACTTcagttttttaaagaaacaaaaagtttcaTGTCATGTATCTGACATAAAACCTTACATTCTTCAATTCAAATAACACTGAACTAATCCTTAAATATTATATACCTAATTAACCTCAAAATGCAACAAATTAGATTTTCTGAATGTAGAGAAAATGTTATGGTTTGAATAAGGTCTCATAAACGAAGAAAAAATATGTTGGTATTAATAAGGTATAATAAATgctgtgaaaaataattttacagtttcaaTGAGATCTAATAAATTTGGTGGAAAAGAGTCATGGTTTCAATAAGATATAATAAAGGTTATGAGAAAGAAGTGTCACTGTTTGAATGAGATATTGTTTATTATGCATAATGCTACACAAAGGAATACCTATGCCCTGCCAACTATgtgtatctaaacctggtttatagcactacaagtctacaaacataccactgtaccaatAGGGAGGATgtttgaataagaaataaaaaaattgataaaaattatacatcaatgtatatattttatcacattccATTAAATTAGAGAATTCAAATTTCCGGGGTGTGTGTAAACATTGATTTCATGTCTTCCCTCTTATTTGACAATATTCAATGCTCAGCTATTAAATACAGCCTTCttcagaatctttttttttttttgatttttttaagggAGACAACTGCTGTGTAAATTCTATATAAATTTGACTTTTGAAATTTTAAGCCAACATCTCTCAACTGAGCGCAATGAAAACTGGACACGCTAGTCATTTTTCTACCAGCACTGACAAAACAAATGATCCAGTGGGTATGGGATAACTTTGTTGAATACATCCTTATTCAATAACAAACTATTTATCACTATGCTTTAGTTACAAGATGTCTGTGTCCTCAGAATAAGGATAAAAACAACTATGGAAGACCAAGATCAGGTAGTtattatcagtgatgacgagaaacccacttgttgagaaatttatatgcaaaaacggctcgtttgggctgagaaaacactttacatagaagagcgaacaacgtttcgaccttcttcggtcatcgtcaggttcacaaagaaagaggtaactgaccggaagctgaccacatgtttgaaaggggttgtgtaactgtgtgtcgaaatgtagagggcggtattagatgtttgaatatataatttattatattaatataggtataaaggcgttcctttatattggtttattttgggtttaagttgttgtataagtaaggctttaattttacgtttgtttatgtttatattttaatacctacacaaacattatccaaaatttacagaaaaaactagtgaaagccatgttgaacacaaaatacaaagaactacatgacttacaaaaacaaaaaatgaatctagaccatcaactggcatgctgcattaaaccagagatttacggacttatacaacgaaacataaaccaaatcaatactaaaaacgacagagacaaaaaagatctgccacaacaaaaaactagaaaaactaagatgcaaacaacagaaaagacaccaaaacgacaaaccgttgactaacctcatacttaacagatccgaccgtcaattaaacacagacgagatacatctacttaacaaaggactcaacttcgctatagcacctaggtacattccaaccatagaaatcaaaacatgtttagaagacctagccaggagacttgtgatactttctacagagaacaaaaacaaggaaacaaccaaaaacaaccaacagaaagaagataaCTTAGATAAtattattgacatccaacagccaaccttcccaggtaaaattacaaatttatattttccagaaacacctaaaacaacatcttaaacgattttttcaaagaattttctcacaaaaccatcaacataatttcacaaaacagaaaactgaaaaacaaccttacaaaagagacattaattgcataaaaacctaaaacaagacaaaaaacataaaattctaaaagcagataaaggtaacgctatagtcataatgaacacgaatgaatacatccaaaaatgaataacatcctatcagacacgaacaaatttaaaccaatacacacaaatccaacaaagac from Tachypleus tridentatus isolate NWPU-2018 chromosome 1, ASM421037v1, whole genome shotgun sequence harbors:
- the LOC143222746 gene encoding MORN repeat-containing protein 3-like — encoded protein: MPRFKTQQKKSQPIWKQNLQKAKRNGVLHTIYDVNGNWYSGEWAVDKKHGKGTQFWKATGATYSGDWKNGKRHGHGTFGVPNPSGSGLKEQYVGDWSHNEREGHGIQLYENGERYDGEWHRGRRHGWGRMLYFDASVYEGEWEDDARNGLGLLRFANGNRHEGCWRDDKRNGSGTYFFVDTAQIMQGLWVDDIFRCGTIKNVARENAPKPTVLPIPEVTLANPDDVLHNARLAALSNYSDAKLLL